The Agaribacterium sp. ZY112 genome includes the window TGAGAGTGGTTGGAAGGTATTGTTACTCGGTACTGCTTGTGTGCCTGTTTCAAATTGTTCGAAATTAGCCGCTTTGATTTTCCCTCTAGAGCAAAAGGCTCCTGTTGACCGAGTTTCGGAAGCTGCGGTTTCTGCTCCGAGTGCTTCTTTCTGCTCTATCTCAAATCCTGATCTTGACTCTGCTTCTTCGCATACGGTTTTACTTTTTGGGGGCGCTACTTTGGGCAGTATGCCAGCATTAATAAGCACCCGATTACAGTCAGCAAAGACATGCCCTAGCTGTTTAAGCACATGGGTTTCAAAAAGCTTAAACATGATCAGTTGGGTTTTAATATTGAGGCTTAGCTGCTCCTTACAGATTTGGCTAAACAGCTGGCTTAATGTAAGTGGAGCGAGTGGGTTGTGTTGTTGCTTAAGTAATAGAGGCTCTAGCAGTTTAGCTAAGCGAGCTTCTAATTCGTGAAGCTCAATGCGGTATGTATCGCGACTACGGTCGGCCATGTTTTTCTGGGCCAGTTCTAGCTCAAGTACTTCGCTATCTACAATAGAAAGCGCATTGTCGGCCTCTGGTGTAGCTGCGGGGTTTAAGTACGCTTGGCTTTGTTCTTCGACAAGCGATTTAAAATACGTTTCTAATTTTTGGCCAAAGTCACTAATAAACTTGTTGCGTGCAGAGCGAATGGCTCGCTTGGCCTCAAAGTAGAGGTTCTCTTCATTGTTTGTGGTCGCTCGGCCACTGAGTTCGTAGAACAGTTGGTCTGATGAACTAAAAAGCTCGGCCAATAAGGTCTGTATATGGTCATGGCTAATCTCAGCGATTTGCTGAAGCAGCTCCTTATTTGCATTTGAGATCATCGTTCTTGCAAAGCCTTCCATTAAAGCGTGTACCGTTCTCTAGAAAGGGCCTTAGCTCCATTTCAAACCTTTGGGCTTGAATGCTTCCTATCTGCCTGCCAGCAGCGCGGTGTATTGTTATGTTGCATTTTATTGTACACGCTTCGCTACCTAGCCTGCAGTAGTGGATTTGTGTGCTTGTTTCATACGCTCGGCAACCTATAATGTGGGCCTCGCTTACTTTAGGGACCTTAGATCATGTTGTTAATGATCGATAACTACGATTCTTTTACCTATAACGTTGTGCAATACCTCGCGGAATTAAAAGCCGAAGTAAAGGTGGTGCGCAATGATGAACTTAGTGTGGAGCAAATTGAAGCTTTACAACCCGAGCGTATTGTCGTTAGCCCGGGCCCTTGTACGCCTAACGAGGCAGGTGTTTCGGTTGATGTGATTAAGCGTTTTAAGGGTAACGTTCCCATCTTGGGTATTTGCTTGGGACATCAGAGTATAGGCCAAGCTTTTGGTGCTGATATTATCCGCGCGGCTAAAGTCATGCACGGCAAACTGTCACCCATGTATCACAGTAGTCAAGGCGTGTTTAAAGGCTTGCCGAGCCCCTTTGATGCTACACGTTACCACTCATTGGTCATCGATAAACAGAGCTTGCCAGAAGGGCTGGAAGTCACTGCGTGGACACAAACAGACAGTGGTGAAATTGATGAAATCATGGGTATTCGTCATCGAGACTATGCGATTGAAGGTGTGCAGTTTCACCCCGAATCTATCTTAAGTGAGCATGGGCATAAGTTATTACAGAACTTCTTAGATCTAAGCTGCTAAGTCTGCTCAATAAAAATAAGGATGTATATGAACATCAATGAAGCGCTCACCGCATTGGTAGAGCAACAAAGCCTAAGCCAAGTACAAATGGCAGAAGTTATGCAGCAAGTGATGACAGGGCAAGCTAGCCCTGTGCAAATTGCAGGTTTATTGGTTGCTTTGCGTATGAAGGGCGAGACCGTCGATGAAATTTCGGGGGCCGCTCAGGTGATGCGAGAACTGGCGACCCCAGTTGCTATTAATGCTGAAAACCTTGTTGATACTTGTGGTACCGGTGGTGATGGCGCCAATATTTTTAATGTCAGTACGGCGGCTGCATTTGTGGTTGCTGCTGCCGGAGGTCATGTAGCTAAGCATGGCAATCGCTCTGTATCCAGTTCAAGCGGTAGCGCCGATGTCTTAGAAGCCGCCGGAGTACGCTTAGACGTGTCGCCAGAGTTGGTTGCTAGGGCCGTCGAAAGCATTGGTGTTGGTTTTATGTTTGCGCCGGCCCACCACGGCGCCATGAAACATGCTATTGGCCCGCGTAAAGAGCTTGGCTTGCGTACGGTCTTTAATATGCTAGGGCCTATGACCAACCCCGCAGGTGTTAAGCGGCAAGTCCTAGGAGTCTTTAGTGCCGCTTTGTGTCGGCCGATGGCTGAAGTGCTACAGCGCCTAGGGTCAGAGCATGTCATGGTGGTACATGCTGATGACGGTTTGGATGAACTATCGATTGTGGGGCACTCCAATGTCGCCGAGCTAAAAAACGGCGAAATTCTGGAGTATCGCATCAGCGCTGCCGATTTAGGCCTGGCTGAGTTTGATAATTTGAACGGCTTGGAAGTCAGTAGTGCAGATGAAAGCTTAGCTCTAATCAAATCTGTTTTTACTGGTGAGCAAAATAATGCCGCCCTTAAGGCTCACGCCATTATTAGTTTGAATGCCGGTGCGGCTATTTATGTTGCGGGTATTGCAAGTAGTTTGGCTGAGGGCGTAGCTATGGCAGAGGACGCAATTCAGAGTGGTGCTGCCACAGAGAAATTAACTGCGCTTGCGCAATTTACTCAAGCTCAATAACGATATCAATAACAGGTAACAACGTGCAAGACACTCCTACCGTGCTGAAAAAAATTATTCAGCGTAAATATGAAGAAATAAACGAGCGCAGCGCAACACTTAGCTTTGCCGATATAAAAGTGCTGGCAAATGAGCGCCACACCCCTTTTCGTGGTTTTGTTGACAGCATGCTTAATAAGCTGGCTAAAGGCGAGAGTGCAGTCATTGCCGAAATAAAAAAAGCTTCGCCTAGCAAGGGGGTTATTCGTGAGCATTTTGTTCCTGCAGATTGCGCTAAAAGCTATGCTAAAGCGGGTGCTGCGTGCTTATCGGTTCTGACCGATGTCGATTTTTTCCAAGGCGCGGATGAATATTTAAAGCAAGCTCGTGCCGCTTGTGACTTACCGGTTATACGCAAAGATTTTTTGGTTGAGCCTTATCAGGTATATGAGGCGAAGGCGATGGGCGCAGATTGTGTTCTGTTGATTGTTGCTGCGCTGGAATTTGAAAAGCTCAAAGAGCTCAATGAACTTGCCTTAGAGCTGGGTTTAGATGTACTTGTCGAAGTTCACAATGATGAAGAGCTAGAGCAGGCCTTGGCCTTGCCTAATAAGCTCATTGGCATTAACAATCGCAATTTACATACTTTTGAAGTTGGCTTACAAACCACTCTGGATTTACTAGAGCAAATACCCAGTGAGCGTGTTGTGGTCACAGAAAGTGGTATTTTAGCCCCTGAAGACGTTGCA containing:
- a CDS encoding aminodeoxychorismate/anthranilate synthase component II; amino-acid sequence: MLLMIDNYDSFTYNVVQYLAELKAEVKVVRNDELSVEQIEALQPERIVVSPGPCTPNEAGVSVDVIKRFKGNVPILGICLGHQSIGQAFGADIIRAAKVMHGKLSPMYHSSQGVFKGLPSPFDATRYHSLVIDKQSLPEGLEVTAWTQTDSGEIDEIMGIRHRDYAIEGVQFHPESILSEHGHKLLQNFLDLSC
- the trpD gene encoding anthranilate phosphoribosyltransferase; translation: MNINEALTALVEQQSLSQVQMAEVMQQVMTGQASPVQIAGLLVALRMKGETVDEISGAAQVMRELATPVAINAENLVDTCGTGGDGANIFNVSTAAAFVVAAAGGHVAKHGNRSVSSSSGSADVLEAAGVRLDVSPELVARAVESIGVGFMFAPAHHGAMKHAIGPRKELGLRTVFNMLGPMTNPAGVKRQVLGVFSAALCRPMAEVLQRLGSEHVMVVHADDGLDELSIVGHSNVAELKNGEILEYRISAADLGLAEFDNLNGLEVSSADESLALIKSVFTGEQNNAALKAHAIISLNAGAAIYVAGIASSLAEGVAMAEDAIQSGAATEKLTALAQFTQAQ
- the trpC gene encoding indole-3-glycerol phosphate synthase TrpC codes for the protein MQDTPTVLKKIIQRKYEEINERSATLSFADIKVLANERHTPFRGFVDSMLNKLAKGESAVIAEIKKASPSKGVIREHFVPADCAKSYAKAGAACLSVLTDVDFFQGADEYLKQARAACDLPVIRKDFLVEPYQVYEAKAMGADCVLLIVAALEFEKLKELNELALELGLDVLVEVHNDEELEQALALPNKLIGINNRNLHTFEVGLQTTLDLLEQIPSERVVVTESGILAPEDVALMRRHGVNSFLVGESMMRVPEPGDKLAELFR